One genomic window of Deltaproteobacteria bacterium includes the following:
- the hcp gene encoding hydroxylamine reductase: MFCYQCEQTAKGEGCTKIGVCGKQPEVAALQDLVVYAMRGLSQVAVEGRKAGISDPEVNAFTSEAMFSTLTNVDFDPERFPPLLEKIVALREKLKAKVKAAGGKVDFPDGPADLALADSLEGLTAQGEKVGIQADTTTDRDIHALVWTVTFGIKGIAAYADHARILGKEDEAVYAFMHEGLAAALNKDLTLNDWIGLTMKAGEINLKTMEILDAANTETYGHPVPTKVPLGHKKGKAILVSGHDLKDMELILQQTEGKGITIYTHGEMLPLHSYPELKKYGHFYGHYGTAWQNQGKEFAEFPGAIIMTTNCIQKPKESYQANIFTTGLVGWPGVSHMADKNFTPAIERALALPGFAEDTNGKTVTVGFGRNTVMGVAGTVIEAVKSKAIRHFFLVAGCDGAKPGRNYYTEFVEKAPNDTVILTLACGKFRFFDKELGDIGGIPRLLDVGQCNDAYSAVQIAVALAKAFNIEVNELPLSMILSWYEQKAVAILLTLLYLGIKNIRLGPSLPAFVTPNVLDFLVKNFNIMPITTPEEDLKAILG, encoded by the coding sequence ATGTTTTGCTACCAATGTGAACAGACGGCCAAGGGAGAAGGATGTACCAAAATCGGGGTTTGCGGCAAACAGCCTGAAGTTGCCGCTTTGCAGGATCTGGTGGTTTACGCCATGAGGGGGTTGTCCCAGGTGGCGGTAGAAGGCCGGAAGGCCGGTATCAGCGACCCGGAGGTTAATGCCTTTACCTCGGAAGCCATGTTTTCCACCCTGACCAATGTGGATTTTGACCCCGAGCGGTTCCCCCCCCTCCTTGAAAAAATCGTCGCCTTAAGGGAAAAGCTGAAGGCCAAAGTTAAAGCCGCCGGAGGCAAAGTCGATTTCCCGGACGGGCCGGCCGATTTAGCCCTGGCCGATAGCCTGGAAGGACTGACGGCCCAGGGTGAAAAGGTCGGCATCCAAGCGGATACGACGACGGATAGAGATATTCACGCCCTGGTCTGGACCGTTACCTTCGGGATTAAAGGAATCGCCGCCTACGCTGATCACGCCCGGATCCTCGGCAAAGAAGACGAGGCCGTTTACGCCTTTATGCATGAGGGGCTGGCGGCCGCCTTGAATAAGGACCTGACCCTGAACGACTGGATCGGCCTGACCATGAAGGCCGGCGAGATCAACCTGAAGACCATGGAAATCCTGGATGCGGCCAACACCGAAACCTATGGCCATCCCGTCCCGACCAAGGTCCCCCTGGGCCATAAAAAGGGCAAGGCCATCCTGGTTTCCGGCCATGATCTGAAGGATATGGAACTGATTCTGCAGCAGACCGAAGGAAAGGGAATCACCATCTATACCCACGGGGAGATGCTGCCGCTGCATAGCTATCCCGAGTTGAAAAAATATGGCCATTTCTACGGACATTACGGAACCGCCTGGCAGAATCAGGGGAAGGAATTCGCCGAATTTCCCGGGGCCATCATCATGACCACCAACTGCATCCAGAAACCAAAAGAATCCTATCAGGCCAATATATTCACCACCGGTCTGGTCGGCTGGCCGGGGGTCTCCCACATGGCCGATAAAAACTTTACCCCGGCCATTGAAAGGGCATTGGCCCTGCCCGGTTTTGCCGAAGACACCAACGGGAAAACGGTCACCGTCGGTTTTGGCCGGAATACCGTGATGGGCGTGGCCGGAACGGTCATCGAGGCGGTCAAGAGCAAGGCCATCCGTCACTTTTTCCTGGTGGCCGGCTGTGACGGCGCCAAACCGGGCCGCAATTATTACACCGAGTTTGTGGAAAAGGCGCCGAATGATACGGTTATCCTGACCCTGGCCTGCGGCAAGTTCCGGTTCTTTGACAAGGAACTGGGAGACATTGGCGGTATCCCCCGACTGTTGGATGTAGGCCAGTGCAATGACGCCTATTCGGCGGTTCAGATCGCCGTGGCCCTGGCCAAGGCCTTCAACATTGAGGTGAACGAACTGCCCCTGTCCATGATTCTTTCCTGGTACGAACAGAAGGCCGTGGCCATTCTTCTGACCCTGCTTTACCTGGGGATCAAAAACATTCGCCTGGGGCCTTCCCTTCCGGCCTTCGTTACGCCGAATGTTCTTGATTTCCTGGTCAAAAATTTCAACATCATGCCCATCACCACGCCGGAGGAAGATCTGAAGGCGATTTTGGGATGA